Sequence from the Maribellus comscasis genome:
ATCAGCAAAGCATTCTTCGTGAGCAACAAAAACCTCTTGATTATTTATATTAACTTCATATAAAACACTTTTCTCGACTCCGGATCTGGATATTGGCACCGAGGGTTGTTGATGAACACATGACAGTTGAGAGCAAAATATTAATCCCAACATACCTAAGACATAAAATTTTTTCATATTAAAGCATTGTTTATTTGTCCAATGGCCAAGGTCTAACGCCATGTTCTTTGGCAAAATCGTTATACATTGCATGTAATTCGTCGAATTTAGCCTGCTCCTTTTTACTCAAATCATTAATTTCGGTTGGGTCATTTTTAATGTTATAGAGTTCCCAATCCTTTTCGTGGAGCTGTACTAATTTCCAATCTCCTTGTCTTATCGCTTTATTCCCGATAAATGACCAAAAATAGATTCTCTCCTTATCTTGTTCTTTTCCATAAATCAGGGGAAGGAAACTTTGTCCATCGTACTCGCCTATTTCGTTCCCATTAAATATTTTGGGATATTTGGCTCCTGCTAATTCTATACATGTGGGCATAAAATCATTTATATGAGCAGGTTCGTGAATTATTTCGCCTTTGTTTTTTATTCCTGCGGGCCATCGTGCAATCATTGGTGTAATAATCCCACCCTCGTGTTCCATCTGTTTACCTTTGCGATATGGCGTATTACTTACATTGTGCCATATTCCATAGGTAGCATTCGAATTTCTGCTTCCAATTTTCACTTCAGGGGTTTTATTAAAATCGGTAAGGCCAGCCCCGTTATCGGATAGGAAAAATACAATCGTATTTTCCTCAATTCCTTGCTCTTTGAGAGTTTTTAGTAATCTTCCTATATTTTGATCCATGCAATCAACCATTGCAGCATATACTGCCATTTCACGAGCTTCCTGCTCTTTGTTTTCCACCGATTCCCAATCAGGATATACTGCTGGAGAAAGTTCCAATTCATTTGAAACTATACCCAGTTTTTGTTGCTTCTTAAAACGAGCATTTCTTACTGCCTCATATCCAACTGAATATTTGTTTTTGTATTTTTCAATATCCTGTTGTTTAGCCTGAAGTGGATAATGAGGTGCGATATATGCCAGGTACATGAAAAACGGTTTTTTATCAATTCTTTCATTTTCAATAAAATTTATTGCATAATCGGTAAAACCATCTGTAGAGTACCAAGTTGTATCGGGCTTAACGAGTTCCCCATTCCAAAAAATAGGTCTGTCGTAAAATTTTGATGGGTAAAAATATATTCCCCCTCCTGCAGGCGTTCCATAAAACTTGTCGAAACCACGTTTATCAGGCCACATGTCGCGCTCGTTTCCAACATGCCATTTCCCTCCCATATATGTTTGGTAGCCGGATTGTTTGAGCACCTCGCCCATAGTCACACTCCTCTCATTTATAAAGCCTTGATATTCTGAATATTTGGAGCGTGAAGGCGACATACTCCCCATGCCTGCATCCCACTGGTATTGACCTGTTAAAAGACTTGCTCTCGTCGGGCAACATACCGATGCGTTATAAAAGTGAGTAAAAAGGACTCCCTCACTTGCCATTTTATCAAGGTTGGGAGTTTCTATTTCAGACCCGGTACAACCCAAATCCGAATATCCCATATCATCGGCCAAAATAATGATGATATTGGGTTGTTTTGTCACTTGTGAAATGCAGGTAATACTAAATACAAAAAACAGTAATGTTAGTATTTTTTTCATTTTATGAGTTTTAATCTTTTATAATATCATTCCAATATAATGGGGCCATTCTGAAATCTTTACATTGAGTACCGGAAGAGAGGGTTAAGTACCACTGCCCATCTAAATCCTGAATTACCTCAGCGGCATGCCAGGGATTTATCCTTCTCACTAGATCTTTTATTTTCCATAAAAAAGGCGATTTACTGCGGAAAATATCTTCTCCGCCAACGGGCCAGGGCCGGGCAGATAAAAACAGATAGTAATATTCGCCCCGCTTTACCACAAATGGCGATTCTACTCCAGGCATATCAGTATTTTCATCAAAACAAATTTTGGGATCTGACCAGTTGTTTAAATTATCACTTGTGCTATAGCCAACAACCCAGTGTTTATCATCTTTCATCATACTGTAATACATTATCCACTGTTTGTTAGCCTCATCTCGAAAAACCATTGGGTCTTTATTTTTCATGTTTTCTGTGAGTTCATTTTTTAAGGCTAACACAGGTTTTTCAGACTTTGACCAATTAAATAAGTCTCTTGATACCACATGATGAATTTCCCGGGGTATCCCAATCTTCGTATAAAACATGTGGTATAGATTATTGTGAAAAATAATGTGGGGCGCCCATATTTCCACAGCGCCATCAGAAAAGGGCTTTTCCTTCACCCATCCTTTCTGCGTTAAGGAATCGGCAATTAAATGGATGAAATTCGTTTGAGGACTTATAATTCCATATAGATGCCATTTTTTATCTTTCGCATTGTAAATTATTGTATGGTCATTTAAATATGGTATTTCATAAGATGTGAAAATTTCACCAAGCTGAATGGAACCCATTTCCGCAGAATACCTGTTCTTTGCAATTAAGTTGCATGAATCTTTTGAATATTGTGCAACTGATGTATTGAAACAATCGAACAATATTAATATTGTTACAATATTAAAATGTACCATTTTCATTTTTTCCATGTTATTGTTTGAATTGTATAAGAGGGCTTTCTTTGCAGAATTTCACCTTTTTCATTAAAATCAATTGGATCGATCACTAAAAATGGCTTTTTCGTAATCTTATTTATTCCATGACAACTTATCCATAAGCGACCATCATACCCGGTAAAAACTTCGTTATGTCCGACCTGCTGAAAAGGGCTGTCAGGATCATCATCAAAAGCAAATCCTCTTGCTTCAGACCGCTCTTTAATTTTCGCTCCATAAATCGGATTGTTCCTGCCTTTCACCCATGGTCCGTTAATATTGGTAGCAGTTGCATATCCTATTTCATACCCTCTGGTATTACTCGAATAGAACAAATAATAAATGCCATTTCTTTTTATCACATAGGCGCCTTCAATATGAGCTGAATCCCATTCATAACATTTCGTTACTACTTTCTGATAACGCCCCACCTGATATATTTTCACCGGGGTTCCGTCTTCATCCATTTTAACGTCTCTCTTCCCTGTTGTAATCGCCATTTTAGGTTCTGAAATAAATTTGGCATTGTCTAAATCGATCTCTGCTGACCCCATCCAATACTCGCCTTCCTCGTCTATGTTGTGCCAAAATGCATACACTTTACCATCTGTATCTTCGAAAAATGTTAGATCATTGCCCTGTGCTAAAGGTTTGTCTTTTGTTACAACCTCATATGGCCCTTCAATATTATCAGCTACTGCATAACCCATTTGTTGCCAATTGTACCCTAAATTCGAATTGCGACAATTGAATGTGGCATAATATTTTTCATTTATTTTATGCACTTCAGGTGCCCAAAAACGTCTATAATACCACGAATTTGAATCTGGACGTAGTACTATATATTTAATGAATTGCCATTGCTTTAAATCTTTTGATTTATAAAGTGGCACACCCTGATTCAAATTACCATTCTTTTCCTCACGTGCCCAATGCGGCCAGGCAGTTCCTGTTAAATACCACCAATCCCCTTCTTTAAGAACCTGACAATCACGCAATCCTTTTTCATCGATCCCTTTTGAAATTGGATTTTGGTATGAAAATGTCTGTAATTTCTCATGCCCGCAAGCAAATAAAAACGCTAAAAAGATGATGGTTAAAAGTCGTTTAAACATGATGATAAAAGTTTAAATTAAATACCACTTAGCACATTACTTTGATGTACATACATTCCGAATTCTTATTCCTCAGCCGTTTTTGTAATTTTCAACGGAATTTGAACATTAAATGTGTGGCGAACACCCTGTTCATCTATAGTATCGGCAGCACATAAAAGAGCAACCGGTTCTCCATTTTCAAAATAAACCTGAGGCCGTTCTAGGTGATCGAATTGCTGAGTCTGACCATCTTCCCAGGTAATTTTACGTTCAGAGATTTCAAAATTTTTGGCTTTATTCCAGTGAATCCCATCTTCAGAATCGTAGTGAACCAATGAAAATAATCGTTTACCTTCAACGTGGCGTATTCTTTTTACGATGGCGCGGTATCTTCCATCCTGATACCAAATGTATGGATCTTCAGCAGGAAAATCTTCACCTTCAAATACAAAAACAGGATCGGGAAGTTTTCTAAAAGGTCCTGTCGGGCTATCTCCGATAGCCACGCAATGAACTACCGGACCGCCAAAGGGCATTGGCCGCTTTTTCCCAACTGCCTTATATACCATCAATATCTTACCATCAGTCATTTGGCAAACAGATGGGTTTGAAGTCATTAAGGCATCATGAGCCAAACTATCGTTGTGAGTAATATCTAAAACTGGTTTATCGAACCTTTTCCATGGTCCATAAGGACTGTTGGCAACGGCTACTCCTATGCGCTGATTATTTCGGTGCAGCATGTTTAACTTAGATTTGCCTGGTTCACCAAGTATTTTTTTATCACCGGTATTACCCATGTAATACAAATAGTATTTCCCGCTAAATTTATGGATTGTTGGATTGTGAGTGCACGAACCATCCCAAAAGTTTTCACCTCTTTCAGGTAATGCAACTTCTTTAAATGTAAAAGGGCCAAAAGGAGAATCAGATACTGCATGTGCAATTTCTGAATGCGATACCCAAACCCAACCCGGAGCTTTAGGCCATCGCGAATAATACATATGGAACAGGCCGTCTTCTCCTTTCGCAAGGGAACCACCCCAAATGCTCATGGTGTCATTCACAAAAACTGAGTTTCGAGAAACTTTCCCAAATTCGATTTTAAAATCGGGGCTAGTTTTTTCTTGTTGACAAGAAAATAATAGCAAAATAGCTACTGCAGTTACAATTAAGAATATATCAGATATATGTCTCATAGCATTATTCATTAAATTGATTTATTTTAATAATTGATTTTCCCAATATTTTATAAATTCATCATTACTGGCATCTTCAGCCAGGTTCATTTTTTCAATTTTTGATTTGTACCAGCTTTTTGAGCTAGTAATTGCTTTCTCAATTGTTTCCGGGGTTTCAGAAATCATATCTTTTTCATAAACTTTTAAGCTGTCAGTCAAAGTCTTGAAAAGCTTATCTTTTATTTCAACATATTCAATATCATTGGCCAGGTTTTTAAATTCCGAAGGATCTTTATCTAAATCATATAACTCTATTTTAGGTTTCTCATTTGCCATAAACTGGGCAAATGGTTCCTCCAACTTCCCTGAATTATACAACTGATAATAAAGTGTGTAAGCCAGATATTCTGATTTTTTGTAACCACTCATTTGCATCCATGGTGTTTCGGGCATCCGGTTCCAAATTAGTTTATACCTTCCATTAGAAATACTTCTGATGTCATCCACTGCATCACCACTTCGTTGCCGAAACCCAAAAACATAATCGCGTTTTTTTGCTTTTTCTCCAAGGAAAACATTTCCCTGTAAATGTTCCGGAACAGGAATTCCAGCAAGGAAGAGTGAAGTTGCAGAAACATCAATCATGCTTATTAACTGGTCATCATTTTTTGCACCTTTTAGTCTTTTCGGAAATCGAACTACCAACGGTACATGCAACCCACCTTCGTATAAAAATTGTTTGTCGCGTAAATGCGGACGTCCATTATCACCAAAAAGAAAAACAACAGTATTGTCTGCCAATCCTTCTTCTTCCAAGCGCTGTAATATTCTACCTACTTTTTTATCAGCAATTTGTACACTTTCCAAATATTTTGCCCAGTCGGCTTTTAATAGCGAATGATTAGGATAGCACCTGGGAAGATGAACAGATTCATATTGAATGGGGTCTTCCAAATCATCAACGAAGGGCCGGTGGGGTTGGAAGATTTGCACCTGGGAGAAAAATGGCTGATTCGGTTTGCGTTGTGCCCAGTCAGTTCCATCATATATATTTTCTGTAATAAAATTAAAGTCAACTTTCCCGGGTTTTGTCATATCATCATTCCCATTAGAACAGAAATAGCCTGAATTCCTAAAATATTCAGTTATTGGAGAAACTCCCTCAGGAAGTTCTCGTTTCATAATTGTACGATGTTCCAAACTATTAATACATGTTGGGTACATCCCTGTAATCATCGATGAACGACTGGACGAGCAAATAGGTGCTGTTACGTATGCCCGTGTAAATAAAATTCCTTCATTTGCCAAATTGTCAATATTGGGTGTCTTAACGTCCTCGTTCCCATAGCATCCCAATTCAGTGCCTAAATCGTCGCAGTTAATCCACAGGATATTGGGTCTTATTTCCACTTTTTGAGAACAAGCGAATAAAATTATTGTGATTAAGCTTAGTAGATTCTTTAGATTCATCATATTAAATTTTTTCCTTCCAATTACTTGCTATTTCGAGAAAGGAAGCGTCAACGTTTTTCCATAGCCAATCCGTTTTCGTTTCTGTACATATTGTCGTGTATCTGTAAAAATATCCATTTCGCCCGTTACACGAGGATCTTTGGTCAACATACCATATTGGCGAAATTCATTGGCGAGCCTTTGCATATCATCAGCAAAGGCAGGATCTTTCGACAGATCATTCAATTGCCAGGGATCATTTATAAGATCATAAAATTCAACTTTTGCCGGTTCAATGGCTTCTTTATTTGTAAGAGGTAATCCAATTTCATCCACGTTGTTATAAGATACAATATAAGCAAACCGATCATCGCGGATACTTCTTGATGATCTGCTGTCGGGATCAAATTCGCCATGCCACTCCAGACCTGTTACAACTGAATTTCGATCTGCTTCAATACGCCCCGACTTTTTCGATTCCAGGATCCGCAGCAGACTTGAGCCGCTCATTTCTACAGGTGGTTTTATTCCCGCAACCTCAAGAAAAGTTGGCGCAAAATCAGTAAAACAAACAAAATCACTTACTTTTCTCCCAGCTTTCACACGTGAAGGCCACATAATCGCAAGTGGCTCATGCACCCCCAGATCATAGCCACTTGCTTTACCCACTTGTTTTTCCCCTCTTAATATTGGTGTACCATTGTCAGAAGTCACAACAACTAAAGTATTATCTAATTCGCCAATGGCTTTCAGGCTTTCCAGCATCCTTCCGAGTTGCATATCGGCATAACATATTTCATAAATATAGTTTGCTCTATCTTGTCGGTTCTCTCTTGTGTCCTCAACACCAGGGAAAAGTTGAATTTGATCGAGGGTAATCCCAAATTCCTTCTCCAACCGCTTATAATTTTCACTGCCATTAGGAAGATGAGGTTCCGAAAGACCTGCCCAAAAGAAAAATGGCTGGTCCATTTTCCTCGCTTTTAGAAACAAGTCAAAATTGGCTGCATAATCGTTATCTACAATACCTTCAATTTTATTATCAATCTTCGCCTCATTAAACGGGACTCCAGACACTTCTGAATGTCCATTCTCAATATGTACACCGGGGCCCCAGGTTTTTTGGGTGTTTCCGATATAATATCCATTTTCCGCTAATATATCTGTAAAAACAGGAAATTTATTTGGCAAAAAAGCCTGAATAAAAGCCCCTTGTTCCAGCTCCCAGAAGTTGCGACCAGTAAGTACACTAGCCCTTGATGGAGCACATGATGGTGCAGAGGTAAAGGCATTGGTAAATAAAATACCCTCTTCTGCTACCTGATCAAAGTATGGTGTTGGTATCTTTCCAAAGCCGTAGGCACTTCGCTCTATCCAACTTTCATCGTCTGTAATAAAAAAAAGAATATTAGCTCGCTTTTCTTTCTGGCAAGAAAATAAGATTGAGAATAAAATCAACACAATGTATCTATTCATTTTCGATTTGTTTTTTTAGTTAGCAGATTGGTTTAGTAATTTAAATTGAGTATAATTTAGAGTTTTGTATTTGTATCGCTCAACACTTGTTTGAGTTGATATTTAGGCCAGTCTAAAACTTTAAAGTTTATTAACAGCAACCACCCGCATAATGTCAAGGCGACAATTATTCCAATAGTATAAGAAATCACGTAAGAAAGTTGAAAACCTTCCGGTGCAATTAAAATATAGGTTATTACAACTGCTGTCATAAAAGTTGCAGGAATCAGAACGAACCAAAAGGTTTTACCATTTTTAAGCATGTATACAACTGCTGCCCATAAAACAATCGTTGCCAGCACCTGATTTGACCATCCAAAATAACGCCATATAACTGCAAAATTAACCCGTGTGAGAGCCAGCGCAATTATAAAAACCGGAATGGTAATTATCAAACGCTTAATTAATTTTTGCTGATTTATTTTAAACGAGTCAGCTATGGTCAGCCTTGCACTTCTGAAAGCAGTATCGCCGGAAGTAATTGGGGCCGCCACTACGCCAAATATGGCAAGAATACCGCCAATCCTGCCCAGCATTGTATTACAAATGATATTTACAGCCCATGCTGCATTGTGTCCCTCTTCTGCCATCGTTTTACCCAATTCACTAACTCCGCCAAAAAATGCCATTGCTACAGCTGCCCATATTAAGGCCACTATCCCTTCAGTAATCATAGCTCCAAAAAATATTTTCTTCCCAAGCAACTCATTGGTGACACATCTTGCCATTAAGGGCGACTGAGTAGAATGAAAACCTGAAATAGCCCCACAGGCAATGGTTATGAACAACAGAGGAAAAGCAGGGAAGTCATCTGGTGAAGCGTGTAAATTTGCAAAGTTCTGAGCGTTTAACTCTGGTATCCTGTAATCCCCAAAAAGCAGGGATATAAACAATCCAATAGCCATGATTAACAATGAAATCCCAAATAACGGATATACTTTCCCGATTAACTTATCAATTGGAATCATAGTGGCCAAAATATAATAAATGAAAATTGCAGCAATTAAAATGGCTACGTTAATCCCAGTTAGTTCGTGCATGATGGTTGCAGGACCTTTTACAAAAACTACCCCGACAAGGATCAACAAAACAACTGCAAAAATTCTCATAAACTGCCTTACCCCGTTCCCCAGGTATTTGCCAACGATTTCAGGGACACTTTCTCCATCATGTCTGATTGATAACATCCCGGAGAAATAATCGTGCACAGCTCCTGCAAAAATACACCCAAATACAATCCACACAAATGCAATCGGCCCCCACAAAGCACCAGCAATAGCTCCAAAAATCGGGCCTAAGCCAGCAATATTTAAGAACTGGATAAGAAATATCTTTCCGGTTTTAAGCGGAACAAAATCAACACCATCCTGTTTAGCGATAGCCGGTGTCTCTCGGTTTTTATCCGCACCAAATTTTTTTTCCACATAAGTTCCGTACAGGAAGTAGCCGACAATTAATATAAAAATGCAAATTAGAAATGTTATCATAGTTATCGGGTATTATTGGTATCAATCTATTTTTTTGTAATCTTTTTACCTTTAGTGCCATTTTCAACATTACACCAATGGCACCCTCGGGTTATTAGAGGTTTACGCCCGTTTTATATTTTAAGGCAGTATCATGTTTCAAACCTATTTATTAAACACTTTAACATAATCAATCTCCATGTAAGTTCCATCGATTTCATCGCTTACTTCTCCCGCCCATGTTATAATGGCCAGACTTAACAGAACAGGAGCAGGAGAATGACAAAATTCATTTTTCGCTCTACGGATTTCCTTTCCGTCCAAATAGTAAATTAATTCCTGCTCATTCCATTCCAGACCAAATGTGTGGAAGTCTTTCGAAAAGTCTGTTTGATCAAACTGAAACGTTTTGTGAAAAGAAGGATGTATTTTTTTCCCATCTGAATTGACCGTTATATCGGACCAGTTATGAATGTTTGTGTT
This genomic interval carries:
- a CDS encoding arylsulfatase; the encoded protein is MKKILTLLFFVFSITCISQVTKQPNIIIILADDMGYSDLGCTGSEIETPNLDKMASEGVLFTHFYNASVCCPTRASLLTGQYQWDAGMGSMSPSRSKYSEYQGFINERSVTMGEVLKQSGYQTYMGGKWHVGNERDMWPDKRGFDKFYGTPAGGGIYFYPSKFYDRPIFWNGELVKPDTTWYSTDGFTDYAINFIENERIDKKPFFMYLAYIAPHYPLQAKQQDIEKYKNKYSVGYEAVRNARFKKQQKLGIVSNELELSPAVYPDWESVENKEQEAREMAVYAAMVDCMDQNIGRLLKTLKEQGIEENTIVFFLSDNGAGLTDFNKTPEVKIGSRNSNATYGIWHNVSNTPYRKGKQMEHEGGIITPMIARWPAGIKNKGEIIHEPAHINDFMPTCIELAGAKYPKIFNGNEIGEYDGQSFLPLIYGKEQDKERIYFWSFIGNKAIRQGDWKLVQLHEKDWELYNIKNDPTEINDLSKKEQAKFDELHAMYNDFAKEHGVRPWPLDK
- a CDS encoding family 43 glycosylhydrolase; the encoded protein is MKMVHFNIVTILILFDCFNTSVAQYSKDSCNLIAKNRYSAEMGSIQLGEIFTSYEIPYLNDHTIIYNAKDKKWHLYGIISPQTNFIHLIADSLTQKGWVKEKPFSDGAVEIWAPHIIFHNNLYHMFYTKIGIPREIHHVVSRDLFNWSKSEKPVLALKNELTENMKNKDPMVFRDEANKQWIMYYSMMKDDKHWVVGYSTSDNLNNWSDPKICFDENTDMPGVESPFVVKRGEYYYLFLSARPWPVGGEDIFRSKSPFLWKIKDLVRRINPWHAAEVIQDLDGQWYLTLSSGTQCKDFRMAPLYWNDIIKD
- a CDS encoding glycoside hydrolase family 43 protein: MFKRLLTIIFLAFLFACGHEKLQTFSYQNPISKGIDEKGLRDCQVLKEGDWWYLTGTAWPHWAREEKNGNLNQGVPLYKSKDLKQWQFIKYIVLRPDSNSWYYRRFWAPEVHKINEKYYATFNCRNSNLGYNWQQMGYAVADNIEGPYEVVTKDKPLAQGNDLTFFEDTDGKVYAFWHNIDEEGEYWMGSAEIDLDNAKFISEPKMAITTGKRDVKMDEDGTPVKIYQVGRYQKVVTKCYEWDSAHIEGAYVIKRNGIYYLFYSSNTRGYEIGYATATNINGPWVKGRNNPIYGAKIKERSEARGFAFDDDPDSPFQQVGHNEVFTGYDGRLWISCHGINKITKKPFLVIDPIDFNEKGEILQRKPSYTIQTITWKK
- a CDS encoding glycoside hydrolase family protein; its protein translation is MNDTMSIWGGSLAKGEDGLFHMYYSRWPKAPGWVWVSHSEIAHAVSDSPFGPFTFKEVALPERGENFWDGSCTHNPTIHKFSGKYYLYYMGNTGDKKILGEPGKSKLNMLHRNNQRIGVAVANSPYGPWKRFDKPVLDITHNDSLAHDALMTSNPSVCQMTDGKILMVYKAVGKKRPMPFGGPVVHCVAIGDSPTGPFRKLPDPVFVFEGEDFPAEDPYIWYQDGRYRAIVKRIRHVEGKRLFSLVHYDSEDGIHWNKAKNFEISERKITWEDGQTQQFDHLERPQVYFENGEPVALLCAADTIDEQGVRHTFNVQIPLKITKTAEE
- a CDS encoding sulfatase family protein: MEIRPNILWINCDDLGTELGCYGNEDVKTPNIDNLANEGILFTRAYVTAPICSSSRSSMITGMYPTCINSLEHRTIMKRELPEGVSPITEYFRNSGYFCSNGNDDMTKPGKVDFNFITENIYDGTDWAQRKPNQPFFSQVQIFQPHRPFVDDLEDPIQYESVHLPRCYPNHSLLKADWAKYLESVQIADKKVGRILQRLEEEGLADNTVVFLFGDNGRPHLRDKQFLYEGGLHVPLVVRFPKRLKGAKNDDQLISMIDVSATSLFLAGIPVPEHLQGNVFLGEKAKKRDYVFGFRQRSGDAVDDIRSISNGRYKLIWNRMPETPWMQMSGYKKSEYLAYTLYYQLYNSGKLEEPFAQFMANEKPKIELYDLDKDPSEFKNLANDIEYVEIKDKLFKTLTDSLKVYEKDMISETPETIEKAITSSKSWYKSKIEKMNLAEDASNDEFIKYWENQLLK
- a CDS encoding sulfatase family protein, with protein sequence MNRYIVLILFSILFSCQKEKRANILFFITDDESWIERSAYGFGKIPTPYFDQVAEEGILFTNAFTSAPSCAPSRASVLTGRNFWELEQGAFIQAFLPNKFPVFTDILAENGYYIGNTQKTWGPGVHIENGHSEVSGVPFNEAKIDNKIEGIVDNDYAANFDLFLKARKMDQPFFFWAGLSEPHLPNGSENYKRLEKEFGITLDQIQLFPGVEDTRENRQDRANYIYEICYADMQLGRMLESLKAIGELDNTLVVVTSDNGTPILRGEKQVGKASGYDLGVHEPLAIMWPSRVKAGRKVSDFVCFTDFAPTFLEVAGIKPPVEMSGSSLLRILESKKSGRIEADRNSVVTGLEWHGEFDPDSRSSRSIRDDRFAYIVSYNNVDEIGLPLTNKEAIEPAKVEFYDLINDPWQLNDLSKDPAFADDMQRLANEFRQYGMLTKDPRVTGEMDIFTDTRQYVQKRKRIGYGKTLTLPFSK
- a CDS encoding carbon starvation CstA family protein gives rise to the protein MITFLICIFILIVGYFLYGTYVEKKFGADKNRETPAIAKQDGVDFVPLKTGKIFLIQFLNIAGLGPIFGAIAGALWGPIAFVWIVFGCIFAGAVHDYFSGMLSIRHDGESVPEIVGKYLGNGVRQFMRIFAVVLLILVGVVFVKGPATIMHELTGINVAILIAAIFIYYILATMIPIDKLIGKVYPLFGISLLIMAIGLFISLLFGDYRIPELNAQNFANLHASPDDFPAFPLLFITIACGAISGFHSTQSPLMARCVTNELLGKKIFFGAMITEGIVALIWAAVAMAFFGGVSELGKTMAEEGHNAAWAVNIICNTMLGRIGGILAIFGVVAAPITSGDTAFRSARLTIADSFKINQQKLIKRLIITIPVFIIALALTRVNFAVIWRYFGWSNQVLATIVLWAAVVYMLKNGKTFWFVLIPATFMTAVVITYILIAPEGFQLSYVISYTIGIIVALTLCGWLLLINFKVLDWPKYQLKQVLSDTNTKL